From Streptomyces qinzhouensis, one genomic window encodes:
- the recG gene encoding ATP-dependent DNA helicase RecG, whose protein sequence is MDAVSVLSEPLKKTLGPATAKVLGEQLGLHTVGDLLHHYPRRYEERGRLTRLSELPLDEDVTVVAQVADARVHTFNGGRGKRLELTITDGSGRLQLVFFGRGVHKPQSELPPGSRAMFAGKVSVFNRKLQLAHPTYAKLGGDGTAEADGTDSPAVESWAGALIPIYPACKGMESWKIAKAVDAVLPRAAEAVDPLPPALREGRGFVPLPEALVKVHRPQTKADIEDARARLKWDEAFVLQVALARRRYADAQLPAVARRPAPDGLLTAFDARLPFTLTDGQQKVTAEIFGDLATEHPMHRLLQGEVGSGKTLVALRAMLAVVDAGGQAAMLAPTEVLAQQHHRSIVEMMGDLAEGGMLGGVEHATKIVLLTGSMGMQARRQALLDLVTGEAGIVIGTHALIEDKVRFHDLGLVVVDEQHRFGVEQRDALRSKGQQPPHLLVMTATPIPRTVAMTVFGDLETSVLDQLPAGRSPIASHVVPAQDKPHFLARAWERVREEVGKGHQGYVVCPRIGDEADEKPSKKQPGPAADETADKRPPLAVLDVAADLAAGPLAGLRVAVLHGRMPPDDKDDVMRRFAAGEVDVLVATTVIEVGVNVPNATAMVIMDADRFGVSQLHQLRGRVGRGSAPGLCLLVTEAPEASPARARLAAVAATLDGFELSRIDLEQRREGDVLGQAQSGARSSLRMLAVIDDEEIIAAAREEAVAVVAADPGLAGLPELRTALDALLDEEREQYLDKG, encoded by the coding sequence ATGGATGCCGTGTCCGTCCTGAGTGAACCCCTCAAGAAGACGCTCGGCCCCGCCACCGCGAAGGTGCTCGGCGAGCAGCTCGGTCTGCACACCGTCGGGGATCTGCTGCACCACTACCCCCGGCGGTACGAGGAGCGGGGCCGGCTGACCCGGCTCTCCGAGCTGCCGCTGGACGAGGACGTCACGGTGGTCGCCCAGGTCGCGGACGCCCGCGTGCACACCTTCAACGGCGGCCGGGGCAAGCGGCTGGAGCTGACCATCACGGACGGCAGCGGCCGACTCCAGCTCGTGTTCTTCGGCCGGGGCGTCCACAAACCACAGTCCGAACTGCCGCCCGGCAGCCGCGCCATGTTCGCCGGGAAGGTGTCGGTCTTCAACCGCAAGCTCCAGCTGGCCCATCCGACCTACGCCAAACTGGGCGGGGACGGCACCGCCGAGGCGGACGGGACCGACTCCCCGGCCGTCGAGTCCTGGGCCGGCGCCCTCATCCCGATCTACCCCGCCTGCAAGGGCATGGAGTCGTGGAAGATCGCCAAGGCGGTGGACGCGGTGCTGCCGCGGGCCGCCGAGGCTGTCGACCCGCTGCCCCCCGCGCTGCGCGAGGGCCGCGGATTCGTCCCCCTGCCGGAGGCCCTGGTCAAGGTCCACCGGCCGCAGACCAAGGCCGATATCGAGGACGCCAGGGCCCGGCTCAAGTGGGACGAGGCCTTCGTCCTCCAGGTCGCGCTGGCCCGGCGGCGGTACGCGGACGCCCAACTGCCCGCGGTCGCCCGCAGACCCGCGCCGGACGGGCTGCTGACCGCCTTCGACGCCCGGCTCCCCTTCACCCTCACCGACGGCCAGCAGAAGGTCACCGCCGAGATCTTCGGCGATCTGGCGACCGAACACCCGATGCACCGGCTGCTCCAGGGCGAGGTCGGCTCCGGCAAGACCCTGGTCGCGCTGCGGGCGATGCTCGCCGTCGTCGACGCGGGCGGACAGGCCGCCATGCTCGCCCCGACCGAGGTACTGGCCCAGCAGCACCATCGGTCGATCGTGGAGATGATGGGCGACCTGGCCGAGGGCGGCATGCTGGGCGGCGTCGAGCACGCCACCAAGATCGTGCTGCTGACCGGCTCGATGGGCATGCAGGCCCGGCGGCAGGCCCTGCTGGACCTGGTCACCGGCGAGGCGGGGATCGTGATCGGCACCCATGCCCTGATCGAGGACAAGGTCCGGTTCCACGATCTCGGTCTGGTCGTCGTCGACGAACAGCACCGCTTCGGAGTGGAGCAGCGGGACGCGCTGCGCTCCAAGGGACAGCAGCCGCCGCATCTGCTGGTGATGACGGCCACCCCCATTCCGCGGACGGTCGCCATGACGGTCTTCGGCGATCTGGAGACCTCCGTCCTCGACCAGCTGCCGGCCGGGCGGTCCCCGATCGCCAGCCATGTGGTGCCCGCCCAGGACAAGCCCCACTTCCTCGCCCGGGCCTGGGAGCGGGTCCGGGAAGAGGTCGGCAAGGGACACCAGGGATATGTGGTCTGCCCCCGGATCGGTGACGAGGCCGACGAGAAACCGTCGAAGAAGCAGCCGGGACCGGCCGCCGACGAGACCGCCGACAAGCGGCCCCCGCTCGCCGTGCTGGATGTCGCCGCCGACCTCGCCGCGGGCCCGCTGGCCGGGCTCCGGGTGGCGGTGCTGCACGGCAGGATGCCCCCGGACGACAAGGACGACGTCATGCGCCGCTTCGCCGCGGGCGAGGTGGATGTCCTGGTCGCGACGACGGTGATCGAAGTCGGCGTGAACGTCCCCAACGCCACCGCGATGGTGATCATGGACGCGGACCGCTTCGGTGTCTCCCAGCTCCACCAGCTGCGCGGCCGGGTCGGCCGGGGCTCGGCCCCCGGGCTCTGCCTCCTGGTCACCGAGGCACCCGAGGCGAGCCCGGCCCGGGCCCGGCTCGCCGCGGTCGCCGCCACCCTCGACGGCTTCGAGCTCTCCCGTATCGACCTCGAACAGCGCCGCGAGGGCGATGTCCTCGGACAGGCGCAGTCGGGCGCCCGCTCCTCGCTGCGGATGCTGGCCGTCATCGACGATGAGGAGATCATCGCGGCCGCCCGTGAGGAAGCCGTCGCCGTCGTCGCCGCCGACCCCGGCCTGGCGGGGCTCCCCGAGCTGCGGACCGCGCTCGACGCCCTGCTGGACGAGGAGCGCGAGCAGTATCTGGACAAGGGCTGA
- the rsmD gene encoding 16S rRNA (guanine(966)-N(2))-methyltransferase RsmD — protein MTRVIAGTAGGRRLAVPPGTGTRPTSDRAREGLFSTWQALLGTVEGIRVADLYAGSGAVGLEALSRGAAHALLVEADTRAARVIRDNVRALGLPGAEVRTGRAEQIVTGPAPTAPYDAVFLDPPYAVADDDLREILLTLAAQGWLTEDALVTVERSTRGGTFRWPAGFEPLRSRRYGEGTFWYGRAASVCDEASMGEDAS, from the coding sequence ATGACCCGCGTGATCGCCGGCACGGCCGGCGGACGCCGCCTCGCCGTTCCCCCCGGCACCGGCACCCGCCCCACGTCCGACCGGGCTCGCGAAGGACTCTTCTCCACCTGGCAGGCCCTGCTGGGCACGGTGGAGGGCATCAGGGTCGCCGATCTGTACGCGGGCTCCGGCGCGGTCGGCCTGGAAGCGCTGTCCCGGGGCGCGGCCCACGCCCTGCTGGTGGAGGCCGACACCCGGGCCGCCCGGGTGATCCGGGACAACGTCCGCGCCCTCGGGCTGCCCGGGGCGGAGGTCCGTACCGGCAGGGCCGAGCAGATCGTCACCGGACCGGCCCCTACCGCCCCCTACGACGCCGTTTTCCTCGACCCCCCGTACGCCGTGGCCGACGATGATCTACGGGAGATCCTCCTCACACTCGCGGCCCAGGGGTGGCTCACCGAGGACGCGCTCGTCACCGTGGAACGGAGCACCAGGGGCGGAACCTTCCGTTGGCCGGCCGGCTTCGAACCGCTGCGGTCCCGCCGCTACGGCGAGGGAACGTTTTGGTACGGTCGCGCCGCCTCTGTCTGCGACGAGGCATCCATGGGCGAAGACGCCTCATGA